The Aphis gossypii isolate Hap1 chromosome 3, ASM2018417v2, whole genome shotgun sequence genome includes a region encoding these proteins:
- the LOC114131448 gene encoding microtubule-associated protein futsch-like isoform X22, producing the protein MGNPSDHVETPLTGGYLLIVLAEPRTAEHKLAILKKLTKGLSCWNYEESGVEIVTELNAIVNQNIEGEEGKNGEQLFQYVSDNLVAEILINPQHSTLVQCVRNLLASFTKYRCIIHAGYSFTENGSWIVQDGSFSVIDFLDAYKTAEAQRTIRLHENHIRIDLHCSADADWNQVSRLKGTRFLLNPPEKIVDNESIESTVRWLCDKIEVVELDILLEGSQVVGNIRFSRPTLYVFPAGQGDSALFGINGFNMLIDGGAGRNSCFWGFARHLDRLDAVLLTRLNSSNLEGVASFLKRKTMSSLYPQIGHFFCNFKTRKQISSPNTDAKQDVLSISLIDTAQSIITDLKQLQLRPHLCYRNINLEPINLYHKVGHGKLDMYVLNPSKDSKEVKDFLTKWNEGDQKLFNPTKDLQFPLPNIISVCTLLVWQPANPNTTITRIFFPGSSPQNKIFESLERVRHLEFLKHPSCSIKSMSSSTSVTIKSQTTKKTVLEKMIPGETKAVKTMENLEVSTSASNAVIQTAIIPTVPKEGTPKPKFPVEAEKSKPNLKTVTKETVNSKTKIEHKYSSISAKVNSNKVIQKSTTIKKTLKLSSKSPPTDKSTPTTPIENQEKTPKPIKQVIKPKSTIKSPSSTPTKSKKEEANRKVLVSSRTNSGLKRTQITKKEIKPAKPINEIETEGISSKKDSNIIYKSSLISGDKDKSGEEEDILIVEKVAITPEKLLTPDGKKIIANELDGILTTAKDIVIKEKCVEKLSDSGATTAPTMPEDEKINDSKKEIEVNESDQKSEEFKKAKDALKTPDEVADLPFHEEADEHKTKVTEKVIETEIESQEIVQVENAEYVLVSLDSSPEALKRQVLDNVNLLDTELDEESEKEDEYVEKKESKLIEHLLESSKDLCEITDKIDELKKQNEHEINNHLIHENLQNYSHGNTETINVCAELINQEKQIEIQEKAKSRGSLSDETLQTMVNETITTATNVINRSGSTTEEQERVSEHIRATHESKVSTKPDSIDNEQVQSSLNDTNTSSSKITSRSGSISIDKKANTTEKTTDKQDSKASSNAGSVCEEPVKSPVNETVTSSSKVASRSGSITDDQAKTTEISEDKKDSKASSKEASVCDEPVKSPVNETITSSSKVASRSASITNEQEKTTGNVNDNQDSKASSRAGSVCDEHVKSPVHETFTSSSKVASRSGSIITEEQEKTTDKQDSKASSKAGSVCDEPVKSPVHETILTANKVPSRSGSITTDEQEKTLDKLESKTSSKSGSVCDEPVKSPVHETILTANKVPSRSGSITTDEQEKTLDKLESKASSKAGSVCDEPVKSPVHETILTANIVTSRSGSITNEQEKTTENVNENQGSKESSRAGSVCDEHVKSPVHETITSSSKVASRSASITTEEQEKTLDKLESKASSKAGSVCDEPVKSPVHETILTADKVASRSGSITTDEQEKTLDKLESKASSKAGSVCDEQVKSPVHETITSSSKVASRSGSITTDEQEITTDKIDSKASSKAGSVCDEPVKSPVHETILTADKVASRSGSITTDEQEKTLDKLESKASSKSSSVCDEPVKSPIRETITSSSKVASRSGSITNEQEKTTENVNDNQDSKVSSRAGSVCDKHVKSPVYETITSSSKVASRSGSITTDEQEITTDIMDSKASSKAGSVCDELVESLLCEATASDKIKTMISSSISHEPLHDNQYSKVSRKASSICEEPLKSSELEINTDVTKLKSRPSSINQDQDIVYNSLTDKQEFNASSNETSSINYREPIKIDCFEKNTNERVISSRPNSEEELLDSVPSINKYSTLENTISDISFKEQEIVSTSLINKSNSICQDTESTPTLAMDKYDIETSSRKDSFCQDKNESITISSSSTSSICQEINTQSSKLSSRKSSIIDDLIDKPSKLQIGEKSSSLQESNIYDHSIDDNSKIFNKSGSLCDEMLNMSFNKVTENVISNKTCERIVSPTLIAENTECKIDNKEGSVGEESMKSSNNETGNKGNLISSTLNSIPQKTEEEKNQSSKSSSIFDETQKLQIENNKIILSPFEIIETNVIEKKVEESKSLGRIGSLCEEIAKFLTDDDKKMSTNNTYESSCGINESTLKNNNEVLKVETEPLLQFEKNTYALNKIEKPLQLDDEVKVSEKHDNINEKNTDHSLPAENITVSNIKSSDISTILIEENNKTGIMNVAQMVGKNINDESFTKHTAITDNESKNLKTVNPISSITSEECISKLSNVLIEDIVKSSNEKNIMNNSSLTDICVNQPLGVTLNSEDLGVTKDIVMQLKRDVHEALHQCSSDDERPYTPQSESSMSRSAMNIDEDDDDNEDNKIETDDDMAGSPMSTGPSPIQMQLDNRQVEINIDFNKAIQEHRITRGEDLTTTEANGNHVTEIKTTEHDNINQNQSTSSDTVQSWGKPLGLPPVQSINNNGFDPIREWGKPFGLPSPTQPVLELGETQNMSSKITPKKLKKIMDNKPIINVMDKDSQNRIRRSESPSKLRSRSSSRMSRINPVYLDLIYVPHHGNSKYVSADFFKRVRARNYVFSGTDPSKEVLNALIEGKQAWEDQDLEVTIIPTYDTDTLGQWVAENEELLTKLKIDLSPSASRCTIKLQDHNTSCSAYRLEF; encoded by the exons GGCTTTCGTGTTGGAATTATGAAGAGAGTGGCGTTGAAATAGTAACTGAACTTAATGCTATTGTTAATCAAAACATCGAAGGCGAAGAAGGCAAAAAtg gtgaACAACTTTTTCAATATGTAAGTGATAATTTAGTGGCAGAAATTCTTATTAACCCTCAACACAGTACATTAGTGCAATGCGTAAGAAACTTATTAGCAAGTTTTACAAAGTATAGATGCATTATTCATGCAGGATATTCGTTCACAGAAAATGGATCGTGGATCGTCCag gatGGTTCATTTTCGGTCATTGACTTCTTAGATGCATATAAAACGGCTGAAGCTCAGCGCACAATTAGACTCCATGAAAACCATATTCGTATTGATCTTCATTGTTCTGCAGACGCTGATTGGAATCAAGTTAGTCGACTTAAAGGCACGCGTTTTTTGTTAAATCCGCCGGAAAAAATAGTTGACAATGAGTCAATAGAATCAACTGTAAGGTGGCTTTGTGATAAAATTGAAGTGGTTGAACTTGATATACTACTTGAAGGGTCACAAGTTGTGGGAAATATCAGATTTAGTAGACCTACACTTTATGTATTTCCTGCTGGACAAGGCGATTCCGCATTATTTGGCATCAATGGATTCAACATGTTAATCGATGGAGGAGCGGGAAGAAATTCTTGTTTTTGGGGTTTTGCAAGACACTTGGATCGATTAGATGCAGTACTATTAACAAGACTCAACAGTAGTAATTTAGAAGGAGTTGCATCctttttaaaacgaaaaaccATGTCATCATTGTATCCACAAAtaggacattttttttgtaacttcaAG acaagaaaacaaatatcatCTCCTAACACTGATGCTAAACAAGATGTTCTTTCAATTAGCTTAATAGATACAGCACAAAGCATAATAACTGATCTTAAACAATTGCAACTTCGTCCGCATTTATGTTATCGAAACATAAATTTAGAACCCatcaatttatatcataaagttGGACATGGAAAACTcgatatgtatgtattaaatccTTCTAAAGACAGTAAAGAGGTAAAAGACTTTTTGACAAAATGGAATGAAGgtgatcaaaaattatttaatcctACTAAAGATTTGCAGTTTCCATTGCCTAACATTATATCTGTTTGTACACTGCTAGTATGGCAACCAGCAAATCCAAATACTACCATcactagaattttttttcccgGAAGTAGtcctcaaaataaaatatttgaatcttTAGAAAGAGTCAGACatcttgaatttttaaagCATCCTTCATGCTCTATTAAATCAATGAGTTCATCTACATcagtaacaataaaatcacAAACAACAAAGAAGACAGTTCTTGAAAAAATGATTCCTGGTGAAACTAAAGCCGTTAAAACTATGGAAAATTTAGAAGTATCAACATCAGCCTCAAATGCTGTTATACAAACAGCTATAATACCAACAGTACCCAAAGAAGGAACTCCAAAACCAAAATTCCCAGTTGAGGcagaaaaatcaaaaccaaATTTAAAGACAGTTACGAAAGAAACAGttaactcaaaaacaaaaattgaacatAAATATAGTTCAATTAGTGCAAAAGTAAATTCTAACAAGGTTATACAAAAAAgtacaactattaaaaaaacattaaaattatcatctaAATCTCCTCCTACTGATAAATCAACACCAACTACTCCAATtgaaaatcaagaaaaaacgCCTAAACCAATTAAACAAGTTATCAAACcaaaatcaacaataaaatctCCTTCAAGTACTCctactaaaagtaaaaaagagGAAGCTAATCGTAAAGTTTTGGTTTCTTCAAGAACGAATTCTGGTTTAAAGCGAActcaaataactaaaaaagaaataaagcCAGCCAAACcaataaatgaaattgaaacagAAGGTATTTCTTCGAAAAAAgactcaaatattatttataaatctagtTTGATAAGTGGTGATAAAGATAAAAGTGGCGAAGaagaagatattttaattgtggAAAAAGTAGCGATTACACCAGAAAAACTATTGACTCCAGAtgggaaaaaaatcattgccAATGAATTGGATGGGATTTTAACAACTGCCAAGGATAtagtaattaaagaaaaatgcgTAGAAAAATTGTCAGATTCTGGAGCCACTACAGCGCCCACTATGCCAgaagatgaaaaaataaatgactcaaaaaaagaaatcgaAGTTAACGAATCAGACCAAAAATccgaagaatttaaaaaagcaaaagatGCATTAAAAACACCAGATGAAGTTGCTGATTTACCATTTCACGAAGAAGCAGatgaacataaaacaaaagttaCAGAAAAAGTAATTGAAACAGAAATTGAATCACAAGAAATTGTTCAAGTAGAAAATGCCGAATATGTACTGGTATCATTAGATTCATCTCCAGAAGCATTAAAACGACAAGTATTGGATAACGTTAATTTGTTGGATACAGAACTTGACGAAGAATCTGAAAAAGAAGATGAATacgtagaaaaaaaagaaagtaaattaatagaaCATCTACTTGAATCATCCAAGGATTTGTGTGAAATAACAGACAAAATTGatgagttaaaaaaacaaaacgaacATGAGATTAACAATCACCTAATAcatgaaaatttacaaaactataGTCACGGTAATACTGAAACTATAAATGTATGCGCAGAATTGATaaatcaagaaaaacaaatagaaaTTCAAGAAAAAGCGAAATCTAGAGGTTCACTTTCTGATGAGACATTACAAACTATGGTTAATGAAACTATTACGACAGCtactaatgttataaatagatCAGGATCAACTACTGAAGAACAAGAGAGAGTATCAGAACACATCAGGGCAACCCATGAGTCTAAGGTATCTACTAAACCAGATTCAATTGATAATGAACAAGTTCAATCTTCACTTAATGACACAAATACATCATCTAGTAAAATTACAAGTAGATCCGGTTCTATTTCAATAGACAAAAAAGCAAATACTACGGAAAAAACCACCGATAAACAGGACTCCAAAGCATCAAGTAATGCAGGATCGGTTTGTGAGGAGCCAGTGAAATCCCCGGTTAACGAAACAGTTACATCTTCTTCTAAAGTTGCAAGTAGATCCGGATCTATCACTGATGACCAAGCAAAAACTACAGAAATATCCGAAGATAAAAAAGATTCAAAAGCATCAAGTAAGGAAGCTTCAGTTTGTGATGAACCAGTGAAATCTCCGGTTAATGAAACAATTACGTCTTCTTCTAAAGTTGCAAGTAGATCCGCTTCTATTACAAACGAACAAGAAAAAACTACAGGAAACGTGAATGATAACCAAGATTCAAAGGCGTCTAGTAGGGCAGGCTCAGTTTGTGATGAACACGTTAAATCTCCAGTTCATGAAACATTTACATCGTCTTCTAAAGTTGCTAGTAGATCCGGTTCTATTATAACAGAAGAACAGGAAAAAACCACCGATAAACAGGATTCCAAAGCATCAAGTAAAGCAGGTTCAGTTTGTGATGAACCAGTGAAATCTCCAGTTCATGAAACAATTTTGACAGCCAATAAAGTTCCAAGCAGATCAGGTTCTATTACAACAGATGAACAAGAAAAAACCCTCGATAAACTGGAATCCAAAACATCAAGTAAGTCAG GTTCAGTTTGTGATGAACCAGTGAAATCTCCAGTTCATGAAACAATTTTGACAGCCAATAAAGTTCCAAGCAGATCAGGTTCTATTACAACAGATGAACAAGAAAAAACCCTCGATAAACTGGAATCCAAAGCATCAAGTAAAGCAGGTTCAGTTTGTGATGAACCAGTGAAATCTCCAGTTCATGAAACAATTTTGACAGCTAATATAGTTACAAGTAGGTCTGGTTCTATTACAAACGAACAAGAAAAAACTACAGAAAACGTGAATGAAAACCAAGGTTCAAAGGAGTCTAGTAGGGCAGGCTCAGTTTGTGATGAACATGTAAAATCTCCAGTTCATGAAACAATTACGTCTTCTTCTAAAGTTGCAAGTAGATCCGCTTCTATTACAACGGAGGAACAAGAAAAAACCCTCGATAAACTGGAATCCAAAGCATCAAGTAAAGCAGGTTCAGTTTGTGATGAACCAGTGAAATCTCCAGTTCATGAAACAATTTTGACAGCCGATAAAGTTGCAAGCAGATCAGGTTCTATTACAACAGATGAACAAGAAAAAACCCTCGATAAACTGGAATCCAAAGCATCAAGTAAAGCAGGTTCAGTTTGTGATGAACAAGTTAAATCTCCAGTTCATGAAACAATTACGTCTTCTTCTAAAGTTGCTAGTAGATCCGGTTCTATTACAACAGATGAACAGGAAATAACCACCGATAAAATAGATTCCAAAGCATCAAGTAAAGCAGGTTCAGTTTGTGATGAACCAGTGAAATCTCCAGTTCATGAAACAATTTTGACAGCCGATAAAGTTGCAAGCAGATCCG GTTCTATTACAACAGATGAACAAGAAAAAACCCTCGATAAACTGGAATCCAAAGCATCAAGTAAGTCAAGTTCAGTTTGTGATGAACCTGTGAAATCTCCGATTCGTGAAACAATTACGTCTTCTTCTAAAGTTGCAAGTAGATCCGGTTCTATTACAAACGAACAAGAAAAAACTACTGAAAACGTAAATGATAACCAAGATTCAAAGGTGTCTAGTAGGGCGGGCTCAGTTTGTGATAAACACGTTAAATCTCCAGTTTATGAAACAATTACGTCTTCTTCTAAAGTTGCTAGTAGATCCGGTTCTATTACAACAGATGAACAGGAAATAACCACCGATATAATGGATTCCAAAGCATCAAGTAAAGCAGGTTCAGTTTGTGATGAATTAGTGGAATCTCTATTATGTGAAGCCACGGCATCAGACAAGATCAAAACAATGATATCCAGTTCTATATCTCATGAACCACTACATGATAATCAATACTCAAAGGTTTCAAGAAAAGCCAGTTCCATATGTGAAGAACCATTAAAATCGTCGGAACTAGAAATAAATACTGATGTGacgaaattaaaaagtagACCGAGTTCAATTAACCAAGACCaagatattgtttataattctcTTACAGACAAACAAGAATTTAATGCATCTAGTAATGAAACTAGCTCAATTAATTATAGGGaaccaataaaaatagattgttttgaaaaaaataccaatgAAAGGGTTATTTCTAGTAGACCCAATTCAGAAGAAGAATTACTTGATTCTGTacctagtattaataaatactccACTTTAGAAAATACTATATCTGACATATCTTTTAAAGAACAAGAAATAGTTTCtacatcattaataaataagagtAATTCAATTTGCCAAGATACAGAGAGTACACCAACATTAGCAATGGACAAATATGATATTGAAACAAGTAGTAGAAAAGATTCGTTTTGTCAGGATAAGAATGAATCCATAACAATTTCGTCAAGTAGTACTAGTTCAATTTGTCAAGAAATTAATACTCAATCTTCAAAACTTTCTAGTAGGAAAAGTTCTATTATCGatgatttaattgataaaccttcaaaattacaaattggGGAAAAGAGCTCTAGTCTTCaagaatcaaatatttatgaccATAGCATTGAtgataattctaaaatattcaacaaatcTGGATCCTTGTGTGATGAAATGCTAAATATGTCGTTTAATAAAGTAACAGAAAATgtcatttcaaataaaacatgtGAACGAATAGTTTCTCCAACACTTATCGCTGAAAATACAGAATGTAAAATAGACAATAAAGAGGGATCTGTGGGCGAAGAATCAATGAAATCTTCTAATAATGAAACTGGCAATAAaggaaatttaatttcaagtaCTCTAAATTCAATTCCTCAAAAAacagaagaagaaaaaaatcaatcatcaAAATCAAGTTCTATATTTGATGAAACACAAAAGttacaaattgaaaataataaaatcattttgtcACCTTTCGAAATAATCGAAACcaatgttattgaaaaaaaagtggaAGAATCAAAATCTTTAGGCAGAATAGGATCTTTGTGTGAAGAAATTGCTAAATTTTTAACAGatgacgataaaaaaatgtctacgAATAATACATATGAATCGTCATGCGGTATAAACGAatctactttaaaaaataacaatgaagTATTAAAAGTTGAAACTGAACCATTATtacagtttgaaaaaaatacttatgctTTGAACAAGATTGAAAAACCTTTACAACTCGACGATGAAGTCAAAGTTAGTGAAAAACATGATAACATAAATGAGAAAAATACAGATCATAGTCTTCCTGCTGAAAATATCACTGTTTCTAATATTAAGTCCTCAGATATTTCTACAATATTgattgaagaaaataataagactGGTATAATGAATGTTGCTCAAATGGTAgggaaaaatattaacgaCGAATCTTTTACCAAACATACCGCTATAACTGACAATGAatccaaaaatttaaaaacggtCAATCCAATTTCTAGTATTACTTCAGAAGAatgtattagtaaattatcaaatgttttaattgaagATATAGTGAAATCATCTAATGAGAAAAATATCATGAATAATTCATCATTAACAGACATTTGTGTAAACCAACCATTAGGTGTTACTCTAAATAGTGAAGACTTGGGTGTTACTAAAGATATAGTAATGCAATTAAAAAGAGATGTACACGAAGCATTACATCAATGTAGTAGTGATGACGAGCGGCCATATACTCCTCAAAGCGAATCTAGCATGTCTAGATCGGCAATGAATATTGATGAAGACGATGATGATAACGAagacaataaaattgaaaccGATGATGATATGGCTGGATCTCCTATGTCAACTGGACCATCACCAATCCAAATGCAACTCGATAATCGACAAGTAGAAATTAATATCGATTTTAATAAAGCCATTCAGGAACATAGGATTACTAGAGGAGAAGATTTGACAACTACTGAAGCAAATGGTAACCATGTTACAGAAATTAAAACAACtgaacatgataatattaatcaaaaccaAAGCACTTCATCCGATACGGTTCAGAGTTGGGGTAAACCACTAGGTCTACCGCCAGTACAAAGCATTAATAATAACGGTTTTGATCCAATACGTGAATGGGGAAAACCATTTGGTCTTCCTTCTCCAACACAGCCGGTCCTTGAACTCGGAGAAACTCAAAATATGAGTAGTAAGATTACACccaaaaagttgaaaaaaattatggacAACAAACCAATAATTAATGTCATGG atAAAGACTCGCAAAATCGAATTCGACGATCGGAGTCGCCGAGCAAACTTAGGAGTCGATCATCAAGTCGGATGTCGAGAATTAATCCTGTTTATCTGGATCTTATTTATGTGCCACATCAtggaaattcaaaatatgtatctgCTGACTTCTTTAAGCGCGTACGAGCTAGAAATTACGTTTTTAGCGGTACTGACCCTAGTAAAGAAGTCTTAAATGCCTTAATCGAAGGTAAACAGGCTTGGGAGGATCAAGATTTAG aaGTCACCATAATACCAACTTATGATACTGATACGCTGGGTCAATGGGTGGCAGAAAATGAAGAGCTGCTGACCAAGTTGAAGATTGATTTAAGTCCCAGCGCTAGTCGATGCACGATAAAATTACAAGATCATAATACCAGCTGCTCCGCATATAGactagaattttaa